TTGAAGAGGAAGGTCTTTCCGAGAGGGAAAAGAATCTTCTGAAAATCTTCTTCGAAGAATTGTATGAGAGGGCGATCGAAGATCATCAATCGGATCCAGAAATCTTTCAAGTTTTAGAATCGTATCTTCTCCACGAACAAGAGTTAGACGAATATTTAGAGTTGACCCACGTTTTCGACGAGGATCTTCCGTTTATCGTGGAAGCGAGGCAGGTCCTCGCATTGATGGGAAAAATTGAATATTCAGATTCTCTAAAGAAGGAAGGGGATTCCCGTTTTCAAAAATATGGTTTTCGTTGGAAGTTCGGCGGTTTGGAATTGGAGGACCGAGAGACGATCTACGACCTCGTTGTAACCGGAGAGGAGCCCGGACTTTTGGGTCTTGCCTGGGTTTTGTACAAACACGAGACTTCCGGTTTTAGAACCGTCTTCCCGATCGAAAGAAGAATTCTTTCGGTCATCGAGACCTTTACTTCCGAAGAGAAGGAATCCTTTTTCAAAGCGTATTCTTCCCGTCACGGTTATCTCGAAAATTATTTCGTCTTAAAGCAATTCCGTCCAAGAGAATATAGAAAGGCATGGCTCGAAGGAGAGAAGAAGAAAAACGGGAGATCCGTTTTGTTGGGTTCCTTGCAGGACAATATTCTCGCGGGTCAGGATGATTCTTTGGAGAAACGTTATGCGCTCTTGAAGGAGAATCATCTCGTTTATACTTTGTCTCCTTTTGAACTTTTGATTCTTCTGAATTCTACGGAGTCTTCGAACGTGGAACACGAGATCGCGGGTGTGAAGGAGAAACTTCCGGATTCTTATCTTACGAAACGCGCTCAGCTCGTCCTTCGTTTTTTCAAGAAGAATTATGAAGAATTCCTGAATACGATCGAGCAGTGCGGTCGTTTCCGTTTTTCTCCGGAGATGATCTATCTTCACGGAATCGCTCTGGTGGAGACCGGGAAGGCGGAAGAAGGGATCGGACTTTTGGAAAGTCTTTTGTATCGTTTTCCGGATTCGGATTATCTGCGTCTGGTTTTGGAACGTTATAAGAAGAATTGAAAGAAAAGTAGGAACTCCTTCGTTTTCGAGGCTTTACAGTGAGAGCTTTGAAAAGTAGGAACTCCTTCGTTTTCGAGGCTTTACGGTGAGACTTTTGAAAAGTAGGAACTCCTTCGTTTTCGAGGCTTTACAGTGAGAGCTTTGAAAAGTAGGAACTCCTTCGTTTTCGGAATTTTACAGTGTGACTTTGAAAAGTAGGAACTCCTTCGTTTTCGGAGTTTTACAGTGAGACTTTGAAACGTAGGAACTCCTTCGTTTTCGGAGTTTTACAGTGAGAGTTTTGAAAAGTAGGAACTCCTTCGTTTTCGGAGTTTTACGGTGAGAGCTTTGAAAAGTAGGAACTCTCACAAAAAAACTTCCACTGGCGCGGCTGTTGTTCCGACAGAAAATTTCTCTAAAAAATTCTTCTTGAAGACGGACATGAAGTCCGCATCGCATAAAATACGGGAAAATTTTTCTTTTCAAAAAGAAAGAACAAGTCCCAAAATTGAAGACGACGGAAGAAGTGTGGGAACTCCTTGACAAAAGTCGAACGGACCGATAAAACTTGGAAAATTCTTCCCAAAAGTCCCGAGCATTGACAAAAACGGAGTAGAGGAACTCTTCCCGAAAAAAACGAAGTCCGATCGAGAGAAACAAATGGCAATCAGTCACGAACAGATTCTTGAACTCCAGAAATACCAGAAGATGATCCATCAGTTGGAAAAGATCGCCAAAGGATCTAAGAACGACGAACAACGTTATCGTGTTTCTCGGGATCTCGACAAATATAGAACCAAGATGAAGGACATTTCTCCCGATGGAATTCCGGACAACCTCGACGTCGCCGCGGAACAGATCAAACGATTCAAAGAGAATCCCCACGAGGTCGGTCATATTCTTTCAAAATATCCGGTGATGAAAATTTCCCCCAATTCGAACGACGCGGAAGTCAATCAGATCGGAACCTGGATCAACGTCATGGATCGGGAATACCTTCCGGTCCTCAACGAAACCCACGTAAGATTCGACTTTTCCCATACGAACGAAAAGGACGGGGTCGTAAAGTATATGGAGAATATTCGGAGAAACATCAAGGTCCTTACGGAAACGATAGAAGAATTCCACTCCGCGGAGAAACAGGAATTCCGAGAACAGCTCAGTCGGATGAAGAACAAACAAACTCGGATCTTCATCGCGGAAGCCTTCGAGATGTTCCAAAAATTCAACGAATTCTTAAACAAGGTGATGAAGGAAGCAAAGGAAGTGGGTGGAGTTATCATGAACATCGAAGATTCGATCCACTTCAATCCGAGATTCGAAAGGGCCACGGAGTTGGAAGGAAAGAGCATCATGGACGCTCTCAAGGAATTTCAGGATTTTACCTCCGAAGCCTTGGAAAGGATCAACGTTCCCAATATCCGGAATTGATTCCTTGGCCATTCCGGCAATTTTCAAGCCGGAAGCCTGAAAAATTCTTTTCCCTCTGATGGGATCTGCATATTTAGTGAATTTAACTCCCTCCGGAAACCACATACAGGAAAGACAGGCGCATGGCACTCGTTAAAAATTCATCCGAAGTTACTAACTCCACCATCGGAGAAAATTCCTACTTCAGCGGAAAATTCTTTATCAACGGATCTCTCAAGATCGACGGAAAATTCGAAGGTAAATCTTTGCAGGCAGAACAGCTCTACATCGGTGTTACCGGAAAGGTAAAAACCAATATCACAGCCGCCAGCGTTATCATAGAAGGAATCGTAATCGGAAACATCACGGCAAGAAACCGAGTGATGCTCCTTCCGACTTCCAAAATTTTGGGAGATATCAGAACTCCGGAATTGATCATTCAGAACGGAGTGATTCTGGAAGGACGTTGTATGATCTCCAACGACCTCAAACATTCCGCAAAAGATCTGATCGACCTCGAATATTCCAAAGACGCTCTGAGCGTGGAAAAAATCTTCGGGAAACAATCCGGCGCGAAAGAATAATGAATCCAACTTTTGATACGAGGCTTCTTCTCGTATCAAAAGGAATTCTCTTAACAAAGTGAACCGGATCCTGATTACAGAAGGCGATCCCTGCGGAATCAGTCCGGAACTTTTCCTCACTACC
This genomic interval from Leptospira stimsonii contains the following:
- a CDS encoding bactofilin family protein produces the protein MALVKNSSEVTNSTIGENSYFSGKFFINGSLKIDGKFEGKSLQAEQLYIGVTGKVKTNITAASVIIEGIVIGNITARNRVMLLPTSKILGDIRTPELIIQNGVILEGRCMISNDLKHSAKDLIDLEYSKDALSVEKIFGKQSGAKE